The sequence ATACGAGATAGCTGAAACGTTCAAGCAATCGTATTTGATCGGCAATAAATCGCTTGGTTTAGTCGGCATCACCGGTTTCATAATGGGTCTCGTGCTAACGATCCAGTCTCGTCCAACGTTGGCACAATTCGGTGCTGAGTCGTGGCTACCAGCTATGGTGGCAGTTTCCATTGTTCGGGAAATCGGCCCGATTATGACTGCTCTCATCTGTTCAGGTAAAATTGGTTCCAGTATAGGCGCAGAACTCGCATCCATGAGAGTTACCGAGCAGATTGATGCAATGCAGGTTTCGGGTACTGATCCATTTAAATACGTCGTTGTTACCAGGGTGTTAGCGGCGATGTTTATGATTCCTGTTCTTACGATTTTCTCCGATGCGTTCTCCTTCTTTGGATCGTATTTGGGAGTCAATCTACAAGAGGATGTGAGCCTCGATTTATTTCTTTCGCAAGCGATGACACGACTAACCTTTACCGATGTTATACCTGCCTTCATCAAGACATTTTTCTTTGGATTCGCAATCGGGATCATCGGCGCATTTAAAGGGTACAATGCCAACAGCGGCACGGAAGGAGTTGGTAAAGCAGCGAATTCAGCTGTCGTGATGGCTTCGCTTTGGGTTTTCATTATTGATTTATTTGCGGTGCAGATCGTTAACATCTTTTCGCTGCAGCAGGTATAGCGGAATGGAATTACAACATTAAGGACTGAGATGGGTGGGGAACAACAAGCTCAGAAAGCTGT is a genomic window of bacterium containing:
- a CDS encoding ABC transporter permease, with protein sequence YEIAETFKQSYLIGNKSLGLVGITGFIMGLVLTIQSRPTLAQFGAESWLPAMVAVSIVREIGPIMTALICSGKIGSSIGAELASMRVTEQIDAMQVSGTDPFKYVVVTRVLAAMFMIPVLTIFSDAFSFFGSYLGVNLQEDVSLDLFLSQAMTRLTFTDVIPAFIKTFFFGFAIGIIGAFKGYNANSGTEGVGKAANSAVVMASLWVFIIDLFAVQIVNIFSLQQV